Proteins encoded within one genomic window of Fusarium musae strain F31 chromosome 4, whole genome shotgun sequence:
- a CDS encoding hypothetical protein (EggNog:ENOG41~CAZy:CE10~MEROPS:MER0034665), which produces MSYTTTAIEEATASFPSLKRLEIGPDEYPGLDPEWRKLWNTHGSSMVRADEVSIEEYRLNPAKYSFTYPTYKGPEVFHVEDRQIPVTKPEGSITVRIYTPEGPGPFPVHLNFHGGGWVLGGLQSEAAWCRHMCNKASVKVIDVDYRMGPEYKYPTAIYDCWDAVKWTINNATELNINPQSVSFGGLSAGGHMTAVLGHFARDEGIDIKLQLLIVPATDMRYCNSKIKQLTAENCPYESVLQLKDVPWGPLGREQWFLKYFVGEDADELEDKLNSEWILTPVIAPNFKDLPRAHIVTAEFDLERDEGEYYGQLLRNGGNEVTVKRYAGCPHAFAHYNHPERGLARAFEFIEDTAKLLRNVHKIIS; this is translated from the exons ATGTCATATACTACGACAGCAATTGAAGAGGCCACAGCCTCATTTCCAAGCTTGAAACGCTTGGAAATAGGACCGGATGAATACCCTGGTCTTGATCCCGAATGGCGAAAACTATGGAACACTCATGGAAGTTCCATGGTTCGGGCAGATGAAGTCAGCATCGAGGAGTATCGCCTCAATCCCGCAAAATACAGCTTCACCTATCCGACATACAAAGGTCCAGAAGTCTTCCATGTTGAAGATAGGCAAATCCCAGTGACGAAACCAGAGGGCTCGATCACTGTGAGAATCTATACTCCAGAAGGACCTGGGCCGTTTCCTGTTCATCTGAACTTCCATGGTGGAGGATGGGTGCTAGGAGGTCTTCAGTCTGAAGCAGCATGGTGTCGACACATGTGCAATAAGGCTTCCGTCAAAGTCATCGATGTTGATTATCGTATGGGCCCGGAATACAAGTATCCAACAGCCATATATGACTGCTGGGACGCTGTAAAATGG ACCATAAACAACGCGACTGAGCTTAATATTAACCCACAGAGCGTCTCGTTCGGAGGTCTTTCAGCAGGTGGACATATGACTGCTGTTTTGGGTCATTTTGCTCGCGACGAGGGCATCGACATCAAGTTGCAGCTCTTGATTGTCCCGGCTACAGACATGCGCTACTGTAACTCAAAGATAAAACAACTCACTGCAGAGAACTGTCCATATGAGAGTGTCTTGCAGTTGAAGGATGTTCCATGGGGGCCTCTTGGGCGAGAGCAATGGTTCTTGAAATATTTCGTTGGCGAGGACGCTG ATGAGCTGGAGGATAAATTGAATAGCGAGTGGATCCTTACTCCAGTTATCGCCCCAAACTTCAAGGATCTTCCTCGGGCGCATATTGTCACTGCAGAGTTTGATCTCGAAAGAGACGAAGGAGAGTATTATGGGCAGTTACTAAGGAATGGTGGGAACGAGGTTACGGTGAAGCGCTATGCCGGCTGCCCTCATGCTTTTGCGCATTATAATCATCCAGAGAGAGGTTTGGCTAGGGCCTTTGAGTTCATTGAGGATACGGCCAAGTTATTAAGAAATGTCCACAAGATAATTTCATAG
- a CDS encoding hypothetical protein (EggNog:ENOG41) codes for MTTEVNMEKKIESNAGDAKSIAGREEQWRGLRRVPDKLPKIALLILAVELGERFTYFGLSGPIQNYINNPYDPGSDLPGALGKGQAVATALGNFFKFWAYASTVIGAIVADQYLGKFRAICCACVIYVIGLVILVSTSTPTALLNNAGLGGLVAAMITIGLGTGGIKANVTPMCAEQYQHSHPVLKTLKSGEEVIVDPELTVQRLFMCAILISAAVFISGRNKYIRVPPVGSAILDACRTTSIAIKEKGFDNARPSVLRATGHSDKYPLASQERYTDEYVGDVQRGLKSCKMFLFFPFYFICWNQMWNNLISQAGTMALHGTPNDLLQNLDPIALCFFIPFLDLIVYPLLRKYRIDFDPVTRIFMGFMFASISMAYACVLQHYIYKSPPNSIHVWIQAPSYILVALSEAFVIITGLELAFTQAPKK; via the exons ATGACGACTGAAGTTaacatggagaagaagattgagagCAATGCTGGTGATGCCAAGAGCATTGCGGGACGGGAGGAGCAGTGGCGAGGGTTGAGGAGGGTTCCCGATAAGTTGCCAAAGATTGCATTGTTAATCTTGGCTGTCGAG CTCGGTGAGCGATTTACCTACTTTGGTCTTTCTGGACCGATCCAGAATTACATCAA CAACCCGTACGACCCCGGCTCCGACCTTCCAGGCGCCCTTGGAAAAGGTCAAGCTGTCGCAACAGCCCTcggcaacttcttcaagttctGGGCCTATGCCTCAACAGTCATTGGCGCTATCGTCGCTG ATCAGTATCTCGGAAAGTTCAGAGCCATCTGCTGCGCCTGCGTCATCTATGTCATCGGCCTCGTCATTCTCGTCTCGACTTCAACACCCACGGCCCTCCTTAATAACGCTGGCCTTGGTGGTCTTGTCGCTGCTATGATCACCATTGGCCTCGGGACAGGAGGAATTAAAGCTAATGTTACGCCGATGTGCGCTGAGCAGTATCAGCATTCGCACCCCGttctcaagaccctcaagtcAGGAGAGGAGGTCATCGTTGATCCGGAGCTCACCGTGCAAAGGCTCTTTATGTG TGCCATTCTCATTTCCGCCGCTGTGTTCATCTCAGGCCGAAACAAGTACATCCGCGTCCCCCCAGTTGGTTCAGCCATTCTCGACGCCTGCCGCACAACTAGCATcgccatcaaggagaagggctTCGATAATGCACGACCATCAGTTCTCAGAGCAACAGGTCACAGTGACAAGTACCCGTTGGCTAGTCAAGAGAGATACACCGATGAGTACGTCGGTGATGTTCAGCGGGGACTCAAAAGCTGTAAA atgttcttgttcttccctTTCTATTTCATCTGCTGGAATCAGATGTGGAACAACCTTATTTCCCAGGCTGGAACCATGGCTCTTCACGGAACACCAAATGATCTTCTACAGAACCTCGACCCCATTGCTCTTTGCTTTTTTATTCCCTTCCTCGACT TGATCGTGTACCCCCTCCTACGAAAGTACAGAATCGACTTTGACCCCGTCACACGCATCTTCATGGGTTTCATGTtcgcctcaatctcaatggCATACGCATGCGTTCTCCAACACTACATTTACAAGTCACCACCAAACAGCATCCACGTCTGGATCCAAGCACCATCCTATATCCTCGTGGCGTTGTCCGAAGCCTTTGTTATTATCACAGGTCTCGAGCTAGCCTTCACTCAAGCTCCCAAGAAGTAA
- a CDS encoding hypothetical protein (EggNog:ENOG41), which translates to MAWSRSELSAAGFFYEEDLQSPLPPHVKSLGQSMLDFACQDQGPPSEECIQIQYLASKNSDGDYDEKIWEDFFRQNFFDVLLNDTSVSQDISRRVSRWNYYYDAIRPGNNALWTTFREKVEGHQMKTLPKADFVFYLPMYHLAAESPIPRITDHRGREWNKEPVPSLVESFSWSILKELYMHGLRPSPFKVFGKDEPREADLNCYPWLIVEHKSGKKSLSESQRSAQLETVCCQALNASACAVKLNQIAARYAVELRKQMHIPPIPAVTTVGSKVSVWITYYAEGFMAYHREGSCESYGRRNQGYVSTKSGVRN; encoded by the coding sequence ATGGCGTGGAGCCGCTCTGAATTATCTGCGGCGGGTTTCTTCTATGAGGAAGACTTGCAAAGCCCGCTCCCCCCCCATGTCAAGTCGCTCGGCCAGTCAATGCTTGACTTTGCATGCCAGGACCAAGGCCCGCCTTCTGAAGAATGCATCCAGATCCAATATTTGGCTAGTAAAAATTCCGATGGCGATTATGATGAGAAAATCTGGGAAGACTTTTTTCGACAAAACTTCTTTGATGTACTTCTGAACGACACTTCGGTCTCACAAGATATATCGCGCAGAGTCTCACGATGGAACTACTATTATGACGCTATACGGCCTGGCAACAACGCTCTATGGACAACATTCCGGGAGAAGGTGGAAGGACATCAAATGAAGACGCTTCCCAAGGCCGACTTTGTCTTCTATCTTCCCATGTACCACCTGGCCGCTGAATCTCCTATACCTCGAATAACTGACCACAGAGGTCGGGAATGGAATAAAGAACCAGTCCCATCTCTTGTAGAGTCCTTCTCATGGTCTATATTGAAGGAGCTCTATATGCATGGTCTGCGTCCCTCCCCATTCAAGGTTTTTGGCAAGGATGAGCCGCGAGAAGCAGACCTGAATTGCTATCCGTGGCTTATTGTCGAGCATAAGAGTGGCAAGAAAAGCCTTAGTGAGAGTCAACGGTCAGCGCAATTAGAGACTGTTTGCTGCCAAGCACTCAACGCCAGCGCGTGTGCCGTCAAGTTAAACCAGATCGCTGCGAGGTATGCCGTTGAGCTGCGTAAGCAGATGCATATTCCCCCAATTCCAGCCGTGACCACAGTCGGCAGTAAGGTCAGTGTCTGGATAACGTACTATGCGGAAGGTTTTATGGCGTACCATAGAGAGGGCTCTTGCGAGTCTTACGGGAGACGAAATCAAGGCTATGTAAGTACAAAATCTGGGGTCCGTAACTAA
- a CDS encoding hypothetical protein (EggNog:ENOG41), which produces MATTTQTPPPSERTLQEKIEHLGDLVRDPKSDLGSDELPHLPELIDDWYNTDVDVTKEEFHQRILRVFKDSKHEQVYNGVMNQLPSEMRKVLEAFIEGDKTADEAGKAIKEVAPLELGASSTSSHLQAFSMMAQQVTPPTKTKGKETKDLTFQNWGRTVKNTPTVTYYPETVAEIIEIVRDAVAKNKGIRVAGFRHSWAPVFGRSNKTGQSTNGDVLISTLTETNASRLPNLTSVPTNLFQPKDTELNAINVITDPKFVGAPALKNGRKYVQVGTATTNEKFRRWCIDTGNVTLPMNIIEVEITFGGSNATICHGAGINNPTLSDLVRRIDYIDVNGQERFVNMSDPTLLKAASGCFGLLGVVTYITFECDAMCTAVMRPVKLDVIDAIPPPPEMKDSDIPAALRQKRTQAQKDDAVREFERRANEDFYAEWFWFPYSQQVWVNTWKTDTDTKNVVNYPSNAKTLYQVASTAIMNMAQEIGKHIHALQVAPQTQTSLLSWLAVKNFDDVKGTNKSIRTLLPNALHFQRGVQNIRVRNLEVEMALDSKKGKPNERDYTNVRRAWWDVIKTCYANAKTSPMRMPMEMRIMGSSEVTLAPQRGNKLGTCAIGILTLEAVSDIWVPYAQQVLDKWTSYKTNDGKPVVVKPHWAKEWYMYKVGGKPWIEKLVKEDYKEEIAEFQALMAAIGKKHGWTLGDIKRTFSNDVLDNTFLGGVATSKPQQVAKSEKKVQVQVHEVPVDAVSEVSV; this is translated from the exons ATGGCAACAACCACGCAGACTCCTCCACCGTCCGAAAGGACATTGCAAGAGAAGATCGAGCACCTCGGTGATCTCGTCAGAGATCCCAAATCTGACTTGGGCTCTGATGAGTTGCCACATCTCCCCGAACTCATCGATGATTGGTATAATACCGATGTTGATGTCACCAAGGAAGAGTTCCATCAAAGAATTCTACGAGTCTTTAAGGATTCCAAGCATGAGCAGGTATACAATGGTGTTATGAACCAATTACCCAGTGAAATGCGCAAAGTTCTTGAGGCTTTCATCGAAGGTGATAAGActgctgatgaagctggaAAAGCTATCAAGGAGGTTGCACCGTTAGAGCTTGGGGCTTCAAGTACTagctctcatcttcaggCCTTCTCTATGATGGCACAGCAGGTGACTCCTCCTACTAAAACCAAG GGCAAGGAAACCAAGGACTTGACGTTTCAGAATTGGGGACGCACAGTCAAGAATACGCCTACTGTCACGTATTACCCCGAAACTGTCGCCGAGATCATCGAGATTGTTCGTGACGCTgtcgccaagaacaagggcaTTCGCGTTGCCGGTTTCC GACACTCATGGGCTCCCGTTTTCGGGAGGAGCAACAAGACTGGCCAGTCTACTAATGGCGATGTCTTGATCTCTACCTTGACAGAGACCAACGCAAGCAGGCTGCCTAATCTCACTTCTGTTCCAACCAACCTCTTTCAGCCAAAGGACACGGAACTCAACGCGATCAACGTAATCACTGATCCCAAATTTGTAGGAGCTCCGGCTCTGAAGAATGGCAGGAAGTATGTCCAGGTCGGAACAGCGACTACGAATGAAAAGTTCCGTCGGTGGTGCATTGACACGGGAAATGTCACTTTGCCTATGAACATTATTGAGGTCGAGATTACTTTTGGCGGTAGCAATGCTACAATCTG TCACGGCGCGGGCATCAATAACCCAACCTTGAGTGACCTTGTCCGACGCATCGACTACATCGACGTCAACGGCCAAGAACGCTTCGTCAACATGTCCGACCCCACGCTGCTCAAAGCCGCAAGTGGCTGTTTCGGTCTTCTCGGCGTCGTCACCTACATCACGTTCGAATGCGACGCCATGTGCACCGCGGTCATGCGTCCCGTTAAACTCGACGTTATCGACGCTATTCCCCCGCCGCCCGAGATGAAGGACTCAGATATCCCTGCTGCCCTTCGCCAAAAGCGCACACAGGCTCAAAAGGACGATGCGGTTCGTGAGTTTGAGCGTCGTGCAAATGAGGATTTTTATGCAGAGTGGTTTTGGTTTCCTTACTCGCAGCAGGTCTGGGTTAACACCTGGAAGACTGATACTGACACCAAGAACGTGGTTAACTACCCCAGTAATGCAAAGACTTTGTACCAGGTTGCTAGCACCGCGATTATGAATATGGCGCAAGAGATTGGCAAGCATATCCATGCTTTGCAAGTTGCGCCTCAGACGCAGACCTCGCTCCTTT CTTGGCTCGCCGTGAAGAACTTTGACGATGTCAAAGGAACCAACAAAAGCATCAGAACCCTGCTGCCTAATGCTCTCCATTTCCAGCGGGGCGTTCAGAACATTCGGGTCCGAAACCTGGAAGTTGAGATGGCC CTCGACTCAAAGAAGGGCAAGCCTAATGAGCGAGACTACACCAACGTGAGACGCGCTTGGTGGGACGTCATAAAGACATGCTACGCCAACGCCAAAACATCCCCTATGCGCATGCCCATGGAGATGCGCATAATGGGATCCAGCGAAGTCACCCTCGCCCCACAGCGCGGCAACAAGCTTGGAACATGCGCCATCGGCATTCTAACGCTAGAGGCTGTATCCGACATCTGGGTCCCCTATGCGCAACAGGTCCTCGACAAGTGGACGAGCTACAAGACGAACGATGGCAAGCCTGTGGTGGTGAAGCCTCATTGGGCTAAGGAATGGTATATGTACAAGGTTGGTGGTAAGCCTTGGATTGAGAAGTTGGTTAAGGAGGATTATAAGGAGGAGATTGCAGAGTTTCAGGCGCTGATGGCTGCTATTGGTAAAAAGCATGGTTGGACGCTTGGGGATATCAAGAGGACTTTTTCTAACGATGTTCTTGACAATACTTTCCTGGGCGGTGTTGCTACCTCAAAGCCACAGCAGGTTGCGAAGTcggagaagaaggttcaGGTTCAGGTGCATGAAGTTCCTGTGGATGCCGTTTCAGAGGTATCTGTTTAA
- a CDS encoding hypothetical protein (EggNog:ENOG41): MFSYDSMGTGGALGPTQIRLLHLLPAKESTNPIACRLEVVAFEENPVYEALSYCWGDNTLLQGTKCNNEAFQVTESLFSGLQHLRNDHTERTLWIDAICINQNDLEERQSQVKLMKDIYTKSERVVIWLGPDPPLMESTTFPDEIKNDFVRPNEAKKGAIAVLTRPWWTRTWTVQEMVLAPSAIIMCGHLSAPASEARRACADDLMHAVKDAFDAGDDDDLLSFRDLVDDPNGTLYMARM; this comes from the exons ATGTTTTCATATGATAGCATGGGGACAGGAGGCGCACTCGGCCCAACGCAAATCCGTCTCCTGCATCTACTTCCAGCAAAAGAAAGCACCAATCCGATTGCGTGTCGACTTGAGGTTGTCGCATTCGAAGAAAACCCAGTGTATGAAGCACTTTCGTACTGCTGGGGCGACAATACTCTGCTTCAGGGGACAAAATGCAACAATGAGGCATTTCAAGTCACGGAAAGTTTGTTCTCCGGACTGCAGCACTTGAGGAACGACCATACTGAGCGGACACTATGGATCGACGCCATTTGCATCAACCAGAATGATCTGGAGGAGCGCCAATCTCAGGTCAAACTTATGAAAGACATATATACCAAATCGGAAAGGGTAGTTATCTGGCTAGGTCCCGACCCCCCTCTGATGGAGTCAACCACTT TCCCGGATGAGATCAAAAATGACTTCGTTAGACCTAACGAGGCCAAAAAGGGCGCAATTGCTGTATTGACAAGACCTTGGTGGACAAGGACATGGACCGTTCAGGAGATGGTTCTAGCTCCCAGTGCAATCATCATGTGCGGCCACTTATCTGCTCCAGCATCAGAGGCCCGACGTGCATGCGCTGATGATCTTATGCACGCAGTCAAGGACGCCTTTGacgctggtgatgatgatgatctacTGAGTTTTAGAGACTTAGTTGACGATCCTAATGGCACACTATACATGGCCAGGATGTGA